In Roseimicrobium gellanilyticum, the sequence AGCCTGTCTTCGAGCACAGCAAGGAAGGCTGCCAGGAGTGCAAGGGCAGGGGCTATTCAGGACGAACCGCGATCCTGGAGATCCTGCCCATCAGTCCCAAGGTGGGTGACAAGCTCGCCAAGGGCGAGATCACTCCGTATGAGCTCGAGCACGAGATCCGGAGGGAATACGGCCTCCCTTCTCTCCGCGATAACGGCTTCAAGCTCCTCCAGGCAGGGCGCACCGACCTGGCGGCGCTGCGCAAGGTTCTGGACCTCACTTACGACTGCTGATTCTCATGAACGTCTTTCAAGTAACTCTGCGCAACATCAAGCGCCCGGAAGTGGCGAAGATTATTGATGTCGAAGCACACAACCGCGAACAGGCTGCGATGCTTTCGGAGCGTGCCGGGTTCCGGGTGGCCCTGGTCAAGCCCATCCCGATGGGGGATCGCAAGCTCAAGGGAAAGAAGAACATCTCGCGCAAGGAACTTGTGAAGATGTTCCGCGCTCTGGCCTCGATGCTCAGAGCGAACATCAGCACGGCAGATGCGCTGATGTACTACGCCCAAGGCCTGCCCGATGCCTTGCTTCAGGGCTCGCTGATGAGCATCCGCAACAGGCTGGAGGCTGGTATGCCTGTGCATATCGCCTTTGCCAAGGAGCGCAAATTCGACACCACCATCATCACCATGATTGAGGCCGGTGCGGACGCCGGCAAACTCCACGAGGCCTTCACATCGATGGCTCGCAAGATTAAGGTGGAAATGGCCTTCTCGAGCAAGCTGCGCAACGCGCTCCTCGTCCCCTGTTTGGTCATCTTGTTCCAGATTGGTCTCTTCATCTGGTCGCAGATCAGCGTTGTTGCCCAGGTGGAGGACACCCTGAAAAGCATCAAACAGGAGCCGGACGCCCTTTCCAAGGTCATCTTCTCCTTCAGCCATGTCGTGAGAGCCACATGGCCCTTCTTCATCATCGCCCTGACCGCGTTCATCGTGGGGCTGTTCCGCTCTCCCAATCTTCGCCAGACGCTGCTGAACTTCGGGATGGAAAAGTGGCGCCTGCTCAAGAAGCTTGTGATGGGGCTGCGTCAGACCGCCTACATCGGCACGCTTCAAATGCTCTACGCCAATGGAATCAACCTTGCCCGTGCGTCCATGCTGGCTGCCAAGGTGGTGCAGGGCACACCCACGTACGCTCCGCTGGTCGAGGCCAGCCAGATTTATGAGGGCTCTGGCCTTCCCTTTGCGGAAGCTCTCAAAAAGAGACCCATCCTCGACCCACAAGTGATGCACATGATCAGCATCGGCGAGCGCTCAGCCTCCCTTCCGGAGCAGCTGGAGATGCTCCGCGACATCTATGAGGAAGACACCGCCCAGGTGATGAGTGACTTCACCCAAATCATCAACGTGATCACCTTGATGTGCGCCATGTTCCTCATTGGCCTTGTATTCGCAGGCGCGATGCTCCCCATCATGCTCATGGGACCGAAGATGATGCAGTCGGGCATGTAACAAATCCCTCACCATTCCAACAACATGCGCTTGCGTCCCAGGTTTCCCCTTGCCGTACTTCTGTGCAGCCTCTTCTTTGCCGTGGCGCTGCCCCTCCCATTCCTCGGCGCACAGACAACAGCGGCGCCTGCCGCCAAGCCAAAGGTGAAGATGGTGCCTCGTGCCCTGCCCGGCATGGGTCCTCGCACCCAGTCGGGCCCGACGTCCGAAGACATCCAGGATGCAGAGTCCAATGCTCGCAGCAAAGTCCCCCTTTTCCGCCCGGCAGCTGTAAGGCCCACAGGCAATTCTCAGGTACAGGTGCCCAGCGCTTCAGCATCCGTCAATCAAGACCCTGACCGGGCTCGCATCGTGCTCATTCGCCGCAAGGGAACCTTCCCCATCCCGCAATCTTCGGCCTCTGAAGCACCGGTGTTGGTGAATGACTCCACCTCCCGCCCTGTTTCCGCAGAGCCAGTGCCAGCGGCGCTTCCTCCCGGCAAAATTCGGGTCATTCCCAAGGAGTCAATCAAACTTGGCACCCCTGCCTCCCACCCATGAAGATACCCTCCCGTCTCCCACGTGTCTGGACGCGCGCGCATGGTTTCACCCTCATCGAAATCAGCCTGGTGATTGGTCTCATGCTGGCACTCATCACTATTGGTGGGTTCAGCTACTCCATGGTGCAGGATTGGAACAAGGGGAAAACTGCCTCCCTTGCTCTGCAGGCAGTCTACTCCGCTCAGCGCAGCTACCTTGCGGATCGTCCCACGGCCAACATCGCCACCGTACCACCTGCGGATCTGGTGCCCTATCTGCCAACCGGCTGGACGGCCATCCCGACCATGTCCGGATTGAAAGGGGAAAGCTTGGTGTTGGACACCAAGGTGATGCCACCCGCGTTTAAGGCCGGATCGTCAAATTACGATCCTTCCCAAACTCAAAAAGATGGTCTATGGGATATTGGCAGCTAGGCCGTCCCGTTTTATTCCATTTTCATGGCATCAGATCCCGCCCCCAGCATCGACATTGAGCCCGGCACGCGATTTGGCTATCAAAGCGGCCCCATCTGGAAGAAAAAGTCCAAGGTACTGGTGGAGGCTGGCGAAAAAGTCCGGGTAGGACCAGGCCTCCACCTCTTTGTGGCGCCCAATGGCGCCGGCAAGACGACCCTCATCCGATCCCTCGCGGGCCTTCTCCAACCGATCTCCGGCTGCCTTTCGGTGAACGGAACCGTGCACTATTTCGCGGATGAATTGCGGATGGATCCTGAGCTCAAGCCCAAGGCTCTCTTCCGCTCCGTGCTGGGCTCCGAGGCTCGAGAACACGCCATGAAGCTTGCCGACACGCTGAAACTCAGCGTCACCACCCCGATAAGCAAGCTCTCCAGAGGCAACCGTCAGAAGACCATTCTCATCCTCGCTGAATCCCAGCTCCAGCAGGTAAAGCGCAGCGTCCTTCTCATGGATGAGCCCCTGTCCGGACTGGACGCCGAAACGCGGGAGCAGGTGGTTGACCTGTGGGCGAAGTCGAGCACTCAAGTGGTTCGTCTCGTCATCATGCATGAGCTTGAAAGCGTCCACCACGCGGACAGTCTTTTCACCATTCATTCCGGCGCTCTCCGCCATACCTCTACCAAGTCCGGCTCCTCCTGGATGGACACCTACCATTCCCTGCAAAAATGACATCAAACCGCACCTGGCCGCTCTTCAGGCTCAGCACTACGGGAATTCTTGTTCGTGGAAGCTGCTGGCTACTTCTGTTACTTGGAGTCCTTTTTGCATGGCTCGCTCCCCTGCTGACTCCATGGGAGGAAAAACCGGTAATCCTGCAGCCCGCGCGCGCCCAGGCAGCCTGGTCATTCGCCTGGCTCGCGCTTTTCACGTGGCTCCCTTTCCAGGCAGCCGCCTTGGGTCACCGCATTCGAAAGCAAGGCATGCTCGAGCATCTCCAAGCCGCTGGCCAGCATCGTTACAACCTCTGCCTGCAGCTCAATGCCAGCATCTTCGTTTGGGTGGCCGCCGTGGCAATTCTGGCGATGATCGTCTGCCTCGGCTTTTGCATGCCCAAATCCGAAGCCGACGCGAGGGATTGGTCCGTGCTCGTTCTTCAGTACTCCACGCTCTACCTTCTTGCGGCCATTCCCCTGGTTGTCCTCGCTGTAACCCTGGGCACGCGCACGCATGAAATCATTGCTTTCATGGTCCCAGTCGCGTTGTTGTTTTTGGGATTGTTTGGCGGCATCTGGCTGGGGCCTTTCCTCGCACAAGATGACAGCTTGATAGGCACACTCCTCTGGGTGGTGATGCCCCACTATCATCTTGCAGATCTCACGCCGCGTCTGGTGTTCAAGATGGGGCCGTTGCCCACGGCCGACTTTTTCAGAACCGCTGGCGTGCTGGCCCTCGAGGGTGCGGTTTTCACCTTGCTCGGCCTATGCGCTTTCCGAACACGCTCCTGATCGGTCTTGCCGCCCTTGTGCTCTGGGGTGCCTCTCGCGTAGCGGCTCCTCCGACGCCGAAAACGCTGGAGGAGGTTCCTACGCTCGCCATTCCAGGCAGCGGCTTCGGAAGCTTGGCCGCACGCACCATGCGTCTCTCGCTCTATGCTTACTGGCACAGTGGTGAGGCCTATCAGGCGCCGCCCGCCACACCAACGCCCCCCCAGGCTCCGGCCGCAAACACCCCACCGCCACCACCACCACCGACACCGGGCGTTTTTTCCCGCCGTCGCCTTGGAGCTACGGCTCCTGCAGATCCCGCGGCGCAGCCCGCTCCCGCGGCGCAGCCCCCTCCCGATACTGCCCATGCCTCCGCCGCTCCAGAGCCGGCGTCTGACCTCAGCGCGAATGACCCACCGCTCGTCCGCGCCGCAAGCTGGCTCAGGAGCCTGGAAAAACGGCGAACCCAGAGGAAAGATCGAGCCCCCTTTTCGCCAGGCCACGCCCACTACCTCAACGCGGCGACCGGCTGGCGCCTGCGTCTCGCGTATAATCTGGATCCCGGCGATCCTGTTCTGTACGAAATCCTGCATCACCACATTCTCACCACATCACAAGACGTCGCCCAGGCACGCATGCGCTCGCAACTTGTGACTGAACAGGCGCTGGCACACGCTCACTCCAGCCAGGCGGGGATGTCAGATGCCCTCACCGGGCTCGGGGCAGCAATCAATGCTTTCAACGAAACGGTTCTCGCTGCGCAGCCAGGAAAACCCGAGCACGCCCAAATCCTGGCAAACTGGGAGGACATCACGCTATGCCAACGGAGCTTTCGCGAACGTCGGGCTGCTGCTGAGCAGGAGGGATGGTGGATGAACATTCCCATCCACCGTCGTGCAGAAATTGATGACTACGCCAAGTTCTTGGATCGACTCACCGGGCACCTTCAGGTGTATCTTGAAAGGAGCGGCATCGAGGTCAGCCACCGATAAGGTTGGTGCTGAACACTTGCTCGGAGATCATTCCTTCGCGGTACAACTGCATCATGGAGCTGTCCCAACGCAGGTTGCCCTTGTAGCGCAACGCGTCCGCCAGTGATGTGGCGTTGCCGTCATAAGCACGAATACCCGCACCGACGGTGTCACTGGTATTCTGCAGGTACTCGGTGACCAGAACGCGTCCCTGGAATCCTGTCAGCAGACCTTGGGAAAGGACAAATGTGAGCGTTTCACCAAGTCGATTCAACACACCGGGTTGCTGGTCCTTCGGGAAGAACTCCAGAATACGGTCAATGGTCTTCACGGCACCGCGAGTGTGCAGGGTCGAAAGCACAAAGTGACCTGTCTGGGCCGCTTCGATGCAGGTTTCCATCGTCTCCCGGTCTCGAATTTCCCCCAGCAGAATGATGTTGGGCGTCTTACGCAGCACTTCCTTGAGACCGGTTTGGTAAGAGAGCGTGTGCTTGCCGACTTCCTGCTGTGTCACCAGCGCCGGCGCCGGAATCATGAGGCCAGGATTATTGGGGTCCGCCATATCACGGTCGTAGCGGTATTCGATCGGGTCTTCAACCGTGACGATGTGCTTCTGGAAATGTCTCCGCACCCAGTCCAACAACGCAGCGAGGGTGGTGGATTTGCCGGAGCCAGTGGGACCGGTGATCAGACCCAAACCGAAGCGGCGCTGCACCAGCTCGCGCAAACTGTCGGAAATCATCGGCTCGATGCCAAGTGTCTCGAGCTGTGAAATCTTCCCACGCAGCCAGCGAGTGGTAAGCCCAAGGCCGGTTTCGCTGAGGTGCATCTGCACACGCATACGGACTGGCGCGCCCAACGCACCATTGTCGCAACTGAAGTCGATGACGCGCTTCGTGCGGATCTTTTCCCACATCTTCTCCACCGAACCGTGGCCGTCCGAATCTGACCAGAGTTCAACATTCTGATTCAGGAACAGGGCCTCTGCGATCTGCGAGACCGTTTCCGCCGGCATGATGCCGAACGATTCCGCAATCTCGATGCCTCTATTCGTATGCACATAGATCAGACTGTTCGTACGGATCTGCACGTCCGAGATCTCACGATCCGGATACGTGGCAGCGATCATGCCCAGAAAGTTATGTACAGGAGAGGAAGGGGCGGCGCTCATTCAGGGAATATAGCAGTAGGCACAATGGATTGGAACATCCTGATGACCCGAATCCTCAGTTCGCAATCTCTTCGATCGTCACCAACCAGTTCAACTGGGAAATGGGCGGAAGTTCCGCAGGGCTTTGCAACGGGGTCAGTTCCGCCTGGATTTGCCCTGTATGCACGATATCGTCCCCCCCGGACTTCAAATCCAGTGGTCGCCAGGCGGCCGTGCCACCTGACTGGAGGGAACCCATCTGACCCTTATGATCGAAGGGCCGGTTGAAGGCGGTGGTGCCAACCCGCAGCTCCGCCGCGAAGATCGACATGGGCGGATAGAATTCCGTCATGGAAGATGTGCTTGGATCCGAGGGAACGGGTATCTGCATGTCATTGAGATCGTCTCCAATATAAACACGGAAGGGGCCCACGATGGAGAGTCCTCTGGTGAAAGTGCGGAGATCTCTTCCCCTGCGGATGATGATACTCATATCATTGACACCGGGAGGTGATGACACAGGCAGCGTAGTCAGGGGATCGAATGTGGGGTCGACGGCGAAACGGACACTGTTGTTGGTCACCACCGTGTCCCCGCCCTTGCTGACCAACCATGCATTCAGCCGGCTGGGGTGGAAGGTGAGGCAGGAACGACCGGTATGGGAAAGTTCCGTCTGAAACGGAATGTCATCGCCGCCAGGCTGCGCAGCGTCCGGCCAGTTGACGTCTCTTTCCAGAACCACGGTCTGTTTTGTGCCCGCTGACGTCAGAAATTTCACACGGATGGCCCTCGGGGTCTGGTCTACGAGGCCCACCATTTTGATGGCTTCGACTTCCACCTTGCAATCAATGGCGCCCCCCTTGTATTGATCCCATTTCGTCGTCGTTCCTGCCGGCTTGTTCAGGAAGGCTGTACCGCTGGGAATCGGATAGAAGACCACGCGTCCCGAATTGGCTGAGAGTGCAATGGGCAGAATACTCGACTTCGCCGCCGCCTGCATCTGCTCACGCACACCCAAGGCATCGAAGTCTTGGGTAATGGTCGTGTTGTTCAGAGTGAGCGGTCCATCGATTTCAATGGACTGGCGGCCTGCCAACCGGTCCGCGCCATGAGCTCCATTCATTTTCAGGCTGTCCGCATAGACGCCACCCGTGATTGAGACATTCGCACCCCATGCACTGCCGTCATTATGCTTCCCAATTTCGGCAAAAGTCGCTGCTTCAATCGGAAGCTGGGAGGGAATTTCATACAAGGAAAGCACGTAGGTTTTGGTGAGTCCCGGGCCTGCGCCATACTTCACCTGGAAAGCCCACCAGTTTCGCTTGGCAACGAAGGGCTGCCCCGGTTCTGCATATCCAAATCTGATATTCGGATAGGGTATCTGGTTGTACTTGGGATAGTTCACCACATTGGCACCCAGGCCAGCTTGATTGATGTAGATCTTTTCACCACTCACGATGGGGCGGGTGACATCTGCCGTCTCCAATCCCGCCGGCGGTCTCAAAAAGGGAGGCATCTTCCCTGCAAGGGCACCTGTGAAATCGCTCTCATATACCGTGGTGCCCGGCGTGACCTGGCCGACATTGCCTTTGAGATCGGTGATCCAGCTTCGCACAGTAGCTACACTGTCCTCACCAACATCCGCCGTCCGGACTCCGCTCATGCCAATGGCATTTTGGGCGTCTTGCGTGAGCGATGTCGCAGCCGCGGCCCGCCCAATCGCATCGGTGAAGATAGCGTTCCAGTCATAGGTGTTTGACGCTGCATAGTCGTTTTTCAAGCACGCGACGACTTTCGAAGGGAAGGTGGCCACCAAGGCCCTCATGAGCGCTTCTTCACGCT encodes:
- a CDS encoding type II secretion system F family protein, with product MNVFQVTLRNIKRPEVAKIIDVEAHNREQAAMLSERAGFRVALVKPIPMGDRKLKGKKNISRKELVKMFRALASMLRANISTADALMYYAQGLPDALLQGSLMSIRNRLEAGMPVHIAFAKERKFDTTIITMIEAGADAGKLHEAFTSMARKIKVEMAFSSKLRNALLVPCLVILFQIGLFIWSQISVVAQVEDTLKSIKQEPDALSKVIFSFSHVVRATWPFFIIALTAFIVGLFRSPNLRQTLLNFGMEKWRLLKKLVMGLRQTAYIGTLQMLYANGINLARASMLAAKVVQGTPTYAPLVEASQIYEGSGLPFAEALKKRPILDPQVMHMISIGERSASLPEQLEMLRDIYEEDTAQVMSDFTQIINVITLMCAMFLIGLVFAGAMLPIMLMGPKMMQSGM
- a CDS encoding type II secretion system protein, which encodes MKIPSRLPRVWTRAHGFTLIEISLVIGLMLALITIGGFSYSMVQDWNKGKTASLALQAVYSAQRSYLADRPTANIATVPPADLVPYLPTGWTAIPTMSGLKGESLVLDTKVMPPAFKAGSSNYDPSQTQKDGLWDIGS
- a CDS encoding ATP-binding cassette domain-containing protein is translated as MASDPAPSIDIEPGTRFGYQSGPIWKKKSKVLVEAGEKVRVGPGLHLFVAPNGAGKTTLIRSLAGLLQPISGCLSVNGTVHYFADELRMDPELKPKALFRSVLGSEAREHAMKLADTLKLSVTTPISKLSRGNRQKTILILAESQLQQVKRSVLLMDEPLSGLDAETREQVVDLWAKSSTQVVRLVIMHELESVHHADSLFTIHSGALRHTSTKSGSSWMDTYHSLQK
- a CDS encoding ABC transporter permease; the protein is MLEHLQAAGQHRYNLCLQLNASIFVWVAAVAILAMIVCLGFCMPKSEADARDWSVLVLQYSTLYLLAAIPLVVLAVTLGTRTHEIIAFMVPVALLFLGLFGGIWLGPFLAQDDSLIGTLLWVVMPHYHLADLTPRLVFKMGPLPTADFFRTAGVLALEGAVFTLLGLCAFRTRS
- a CDS encoding type IV pilus twitching motility protein PilT yields the protein MSAAPSSPVHNFLGMIAATYPDREISDVQIRTNSLIYVHTNRGIEIAESFGIMPAETVSQIAEALFLNQNVELWSDSDGHGSVEKMWEKIRTKRVIDFSCDNGALGAPVRMRVQMHLSETGLGLTTRWLRGKISQLETLGIEPMISDSLRELVQRRFGLGLITGPTGSGKSTTLAALLDWVRRHFQKHIVTVEDPIEYRYDRDMADPNNPGLMIPAPALVTQQEVGKHTLSYQTGLKEVLRKTPNIILLGEIRDRETMETCIEAAQTGHFVLSTLHTRGAVKTIDRILEFFPKDQQPGVLNRLGETLTFVLSQGLLTGFQGRVLVTEYLQNTSDTVGAGIRAYDGNATSLADALRYKGNLRWDSSMMQLYREGMISEQVFSTNLIGG